The region tgatgagtaagtTTGACGTTAATGTCTGCTAGTCAGTcaatctgtctgtttgtctctgGCATCATAGCTCACAAACGGATTGATCGATgaggtttttttacgtgaaagcgggTTTTCTTGCGGTGCTACAttttaaatcctgaaatatcAAGTGGTAAGTCTAGAACGTGAAATTTTGCACAAGTGTTCTTCCGCTTTATCAtttcaatgaagaccacgatggaATTTTTGCACTTCCCCGAAATTTAATTCAATCGCCAGACCTAATGGTTCGtacgagcgaagccgcgggtaaatatTAGTTAATACTGATTCAGGAGCTTCGTTCCTCGGATACAGAAATACATCTAAAAATTGTACCCTCTTCAATTTTTAgcaatattttctatttaaccAAGTTGATTAtattgatacaaaaaaaaacgtgttgttttttttcgaaacgGTAATATGGAACCCATCAAATCCGACCCGTATCTACTTATTTCTAACTGTCATTTTGAAATTCCCTTTGTCAATCGGAGACAAAACACATATTATGATGGTGAAAAATTTATCTACGTGTAAGTATAGTCAGTCACCTGCagtatctgccacagtggagcgtccaaaaatatcagacacgtccaattaccggccctagaaatagagtcgtaccagatatttatgcacactttgttatgacagatatttgtgctggtgactgtacaaatctTACTTATTTGTATGCTGTGTGAGCAAAgttcagtaggtaggtagtacctATGCAATTCATAGTTGTCGAGTGCAGGAATAAGTAAGTATAATCGGTATGCGTAGTGAGTCACAGGGTCAGAATGTCATTGTTTGGTCTAACAGTTCGAACTCCCCTGATTGTAGACATAATACATGTTTCTGCGGGAAGAGCATTTTACGAAATGAGAATAAGAATCAAAAATTGTCTTTCCTGGGGACAAGAAGTCAATGACTTGGAGTCTTTAAACTTATGAacgaaataaagaaattataattatgttttatttgggAATAAAGTTGGCTACTCCTAATAAATAGAGACAAATATTTGTGGACCTTTCTTGTCATGTCCATAGGGaagagtaaaaataataatgtcgaTAACTAAACCTCATATCTCGAAACGAGACATTTTTGATGTAAGAGATTATTTTCTACGGGATGTTCAACTTTTATGATTATAATGATTTCTTACTGATATAAAATgcataagggttccttttttagGACTGTGCTTATATGCCTATATGTCACAATATAAAAGCttagaataatttaaatacGAGCGAGCACAAGGCGCAAGCGAAGCGCTCCGTTTCaggccttatactacgaagtgcaaaactcgaacttcgtatgttgccgtcccgctgacgcttatttaatacgcgagtgaaagggacggtgcgatacgaacttcgattttcgagtttcgtggtagcccctcAGTTCAGACTAAAAAGCTTTTGcatgttagtattttttttcgaatGGGCCTTTGCTGTTATGTTATTTTGAACTttgagttatttttaaataaaactatttaaaaactgattcttttttatgtatttagagCTTTAAGTGAATCTTAGATATATTATTCTTTAGTAATTATTCGAATTAAATATTTGACTCGTTATTCGGATATCTGGGCATTTATTACCGGAGCTCGGCTGTCATTAGAGCTATCCTTAGCTTGCATACCTACTGCTGCAATTAAGTCATCCCACACCCTCGCTAAAATCATAAATTTATCGTTATTTTACTGCCAATTGACTAAAAACATTCCAACACCAAGAGACCCCCAATCTTTGAAACACACGCGCTACCTGCCGCAGAAAGGAACGCAAAGGGCCATTTAAGCCGTCCGATTTTAGGTCCGTGCCATTTATAAGAAAGTTTTTTTCGAAtctattgtttaaatttttgaaaCGCACCGCCAAAGACGTAGCGGTCTAAACGAGGGAgatcaaattataattgtacCCATTCGAGCAAAATAGATAGTGTTTACACCGAGAAGAGGGTATTTACAAACAATAAGGGTAAATTGTCAAGTCGTTTTGTTTATAAACGCGGAGTTTACATAGTGGTTATCCggataatagttttaaaagagaGACAGAGTTTTACAGGGCAATAAAGTAAACAGTTGAGACTGTAAAAACTAGCGGTTACCTATTGTGTTTGTGTTATATTAGCGATATTTTTTAGGTTCTTATGGCTTTTGCTGCTTTTTAAACTATATTTAGGGTTATTTGACGAGGGGAAAAGGCGGAGCTGCAAAACAAGAAAGTTTAATTATTGTAATACATACAGCTTAAGCTAGATATATAGCTGTTTATCATGCAGCGAAGTTTTACTACTCGTTTTAACTACTTGATGCGTTTATCATTCGAAACTAAAAGTAAATGACGAAGATAGTACACTGCCACATGGGTATAAAGTTTAATAATGGCCTTATAACCACTGCTGtactaaaaatatgtacttaaaagAATAAACGGacggaaaatttaatttaaatatcatctGTGTGAATtgattcaattataataaaataaataattataaaggttgcatattaactttattatatatgtatttatgaaaaaaaacgtgCTATTGTAAATTGCATTCCCTTAGATGCGAGGCGTGCTTGAAACTCGATCGGCGGGCCACACGTGCTCCCGCGCATGAATGGAAGGGCGGAGGGTcgcggcgcgggcgggggcGAAGGCTTTTTTCAGGCAGTGCTCTGCAAGACACCAGAGAGGTCGTGCGTGCGTTCCGTCAACGCATTAAGAAGTCCATTCTCGACGACGCGTTTTAAACTTGAAGTTATTTGCATGGTGATATAAAGTGGTTTTTAAGGTGAGTTTTATTTAGGAAACAAAAGTTTAACTCCATTGTCGTGTTTTATTGAGTCGTCCGTGTTAAGTGCGAAGCTTCACCCTGCAATTAATTTAAAGACGACGTTTAAatcttttagtattttgttttaacaTAATGTCTTCTTTGTTGTTAGGTAATAAGATGTCTTACGACCCTGCCCCGCTGTCTAAGACAGCGAAATATAAGAAGATCACGAAACCGCTGCTCGAACgcaagcggcgcgcgcgcatcaATCGATGCCTGGACGAGCTGAAAGACCTCATGGTTGGAGCTTTGGAGGTAAGAGAGTTTCTTACATTTGTTAAGTGACGTTTGTTTCTACCCGATTGTTAAATAACAAGTTGTGAAGCTTACGGTAACCATGATTAAAACCTTttaaattttggtgaaaaaaaaaaaaacttaacgtaAAACTCCATTTTTCTGTCCTAGAACTGTTATGGaacttaagttattttatttctctctgtaaaataaaaaaaaattaaatgtcaacaGTATAAATTAGTGCGCCGGCTTTTATAAAAACGGCCGTACTAGCATTTCATTTCTAGTAAACACAGAAATTACCATGATGTAAATTAATACCGGTCgtcttatacctacctacgagcTCAACAGTCACTTACTGATCATCAATGCGCAGTGCATCATTCATTATTCAcgccttttatttttatcactgcCAGTCGTCCTTCTGTGCGTCCGGACGCCGAAGTGAAACTGGATATAAAAGTACAAGTTCCATTAAAGAAATAAGAGTGCAGCATACAGTTATATTAATGTGACGTGCGCCCGCGCATCGCGCCGTGAGAACCGCGCCTTGCACCTGCCCCGACTCAAcgcttttttattttgcccACAGATCGATGACGACAACTTAAGCAAGTTGGAGAAGGCGGACATCCTTGAATTAACCGTTAACCACTTAACAAAGTTGCACAGCCCGAAGGACCCGGTTTTGGAAGCTAAGAAGTTCCAAGCGGGCTTCGGACAATGCGCCGCGGAAGCTTGCCAGTTTATCATGTCCGTTCCCGATTTGGACTCTAAAGTCAGCCAGAACCTGATCAGCCATCTATCCGGGCTGATTACATCGCAGCCGCTCACGATTCAAGTGCCGGAGCGCCCAACGTTCTCACCCCCTACCTCTCCATCTTCAGTCGTCTCCGACCGCCATCATTACTACAGCGATCACGACCGGTCATCATCGGATGCGGAAGACTCTATCTATTCCGGGGAATCCGCTTCGAAACGATGGAATTCAAGACCCGCCAGGCTGCCACATAAAACCTCGCCAATGTCCGGTCTGCTCACGACAGTCGATAAGCTGCCTGCCGCGCACTACAATACCCCAGAACAATTGAATGGAACGAACGCACATAGGAGCGGTACATACTTCAATAGAGTCCCCGCAGAGGCTAAAGATgtgatattacaaaaaataaggcAACATATAATGGATAAGCGAGGAAACGAGCACGTCGAGGTTAATGTAGTTGCAGAGCCCACCGAGAGATACACGCACCGAGATGACGTGTACAGAGGTGATTATGCGTGCCCGTACCCAGCGGGCGTCCCGAACAACGAGACTTTAGACCTCAGAAAAGTGAGGTCACCGACGAAACCAGTGCTCAGAGCGAGCCCGCAAGAAAAACCCGTCGCATACCGCGAGACAAATCAATTAGACAAGACTCCTTCGGCTGAAAACAAAGTTGAGGTGACGGTCAATCTTCCGGAACAATGCCAATTGCCGATGGATTACAACAACTTGCCGcctaaaaagaaaagaaagctGATTGAGTACCAGGAGTACAAAAAACAAGAAGAGGCGCGACGGTTGGCCGAAGGTTTTTACGAGAAAAAAAGGTATGAAGGACCACCGGGAGACGAGATGGACGCGAGTAAATGGCGCCCGTGGTAGCACCGCGCCACGCCATCTCACATTGTGATATTAATAGTCTCTTCCATGTCAAagctttaatttgttttaatttatttatgtatgttactGTACTGTTGGAAAGTTCCCAGTCGTGCCTTAGCTGTATTTAATAATCTACCTATGTTAAGAAATTAGTTTAATGGATATTGTATAAGCCAGAttgtttcaaattatttatgtgCCATTTATTTAGATCTCGTCTTCCTTCAAGTAAATGTTACTTAACTTGTGAGAAGTCTTCCAAATAAAATACCTTTGGAGTTATATGCATACTTAATCATATTGTTACTACATTAAGTATGACCAATGTATCAACTCGTACAGTGCCATGTGGGTACTTTTGCTATTTTAAGATGCGGTTTGTAACGATATCATTTCAATTGTTTATGCAACTATTAAAGTGAATAAGACTACAATTGCGtacaactttatttattatctctCTGAAAGCTATCAAATACCTACTCAATAAGACTTAACGAGCACGAACTTTGTTATGAAGAATATTATGAgcgtacctactaaaataaaaaactggatTAAGCGGTATACTGGACTTTTAGATTTAACATAGAGCACAGTGGTAGTTTTAGGACAACGCtcttgtaaaaacaaaaataatgacttgtaaagtacaattcaatagaatctgtcaattttctacatatttaagacaccctatcgtgggcacacttgattatatatgtccctgttgttgcaattatcatctaaaagaaatcaaaaaaagaataatagtcacatcacaaagccttaggcagcccggtgtttatattagtaggctggaagtgtctacaggattgtcagattctattgaattggagtttaagcTCACATATTTGAAGGCCGATAACTCACTTCAAcggttttttttagatataacACACTatccgttacccgcgactccgtccgcgaagAATTCTACTTAATAAATATGCAATTAACTATAATGTAtatataactatgcaatttttcgggataaaaactatcctaggtCCTTTCCcagggctcaaactatctgtataccgaacttaatctaaatcggttcagcggtttagacgtgatacttcaaacaaacagacttacaaacttgcgCATTTTACtcttaatattagtgggatagatCAATCCAATTGATTATTAGCCCCTGTGAAACCTATCTACAGTTAAATGTCACAGTGACATTACATCACAAGGAAATAAACTGTGACTAGACTAGAGGATTCGATtttagcattcgaagatggcggattgctatttctgtttctttggctagttgaagtataattttgatagtgttttatgcggcgattaaccttaacagtgaacagtgatcccaaaatcctatattgctctcgtgtctgacattttttaatgcgcaagtggtctccacgtgggaattttactatcaagttgcaaaaactacaatcaccgtacaacgtgtctctcaaagagagtttaactggacactggcgaaattgtcctattaattaggacagaaaagccatattttaaaagagaagaagaaactGTGACTATCTGTGACACTTCGATTGTACAATCGCATTCATAAACACCACAACTAAGTGTTCAAATATTGTCAATCGTGTACCTAAACTAATTGTGTATTCAGATAGGTATAATTTGAGCAGCTGGGCATAGACCAGCTTCAATGTTTAAGATGGGTTTAATGTAGGGCTGGATTAACAACTAGTGAGAAATTTggaaatcaaagttcgtattgtaccgtccctcttactagttttaaatacctaatataagcgtcagcggggcggcgagacacgaagttcgaatttttcacttcgtaaTAAAGGGCCTGTGCTCATCTCAGAATGTGAGTTTGGGCTAAGGTGCTCGTGCTGGTGGCAAATTTCAATGTACAATGTAATAAACATGTATGCGACaatgacataaataaaattcGTTACAAAAGGTGGGATTTAAAAGTTCAATCAAGTACTCCTAGTGACCTCTTTTGATTATTTGAAGTAAACTACATAAGTATCGCCATCTGTGTATATCCTCGTACAACAAAAGCTATCGCAGCACGCTAAGATTGATTATGTTGCTGGCCTTAAAACGACCGATAGAGGTCGGTTAGTAAACGTCAAACGAGGTAATAAGGTTGAAAATGTTTATGACGGTTagtattaattttaactttgtcAATAATACGTTAATACAAGACATATTTACTTGCAGATTTGCTCCGAGTATTGTATCTGCAAAAGCGCTATCTAGCGCCGATGTCTGGCATTGATGATGTAGCTCTTGTGAACAAAACGTTGAAAGAGTGCTActtgacgctagatggcgttatatTCAAAATGTGTCTAATAGCTTTTGAAAAGTCGTTGTTATATTCTACTTCTACTCATCAAAAGATGGCGCTAACGGTATCATAATAAAAGTTACGTTTCCATGATACTACGATTTTCGTAATCcc is a window of Choristoneura fumiferana chromosome 23, NRCan_CFum_1, whole genome shotgun sequence DNA encoding:
- the LOC141441014 gene encoding uncharacterized protein, yielding MSYDPAPLSKTAKYKKITKPLLERKRRARINRCLDELKDLMVGALEIDDDNLSKLEKADILELTVNHLTKLHSPKDPVLEAKKFQAGFGQCAAEACQFIMSVPDLDSKVSQNLISHLSGLITSQPLTIQVPERPTFSPPTSPSSVVSDRHHYYSDHDRSSSDAEDSIYSGESASKRWNSRPARLPHKTSPMSGLLTTVDKLPAAHYNTPEQLNGTNAHRSGTYFNRVPAEAKDVILQKIRQHIMDKRGNEHVEVNVVAEPTERYTHRDDVYRGDYACPYPAGVPNNETLDLRKVRSPTKPVLRASPQEKPVAYRETNQLDKTPSAENKVEVTVNLPEQCQLPMDYNNLPPKKKRKLIEYQEYKKQEEARRLAEGFYEKKRYEGPPGDEMDASKWRPW